The DNA sequence gcttagcatttttgctgttttctctaaataaatttacatgacatgggtctaaaaaacatttaataaaatacagagttttagaggtatcatcttcagatttaaaacagaacatggtcagacctgtggctttatctgcagagcatttctagattgctccaaagccattttcatttagtttttcataacaatatttcatatatGTTTGGTGGAGTTAATAAACAAGTATAATTTAAGCCCTCTATgacaacttttttcattatgacagtaactaatgttcacctcttaataaacttccaagtgtctgctttcaaatgagaccaaacttatgcttttagtgcaaagacttcataaactgtatctattttagtttgtctatgacagtttttgtgggggggtttggaaaatggaatgagggctaacaggttttaaaagtagttttattaaataccaactttataaatatacattatttaaaaatacatattattaaACCAAATTGCTTATGCTTGTTAATACAGATATCCTGTGTTAAAACCTTTTGTCTGTATAGTAGTGTACAGACATCAGGGATTTTGAGTGCATTTAGCCTAATATAtttaatgaaaaattaaaattaagaaaaacagAGCGATGTGAGTTAAAATTGAATTGttacagattttattttttaacttttaaagcAGATAACATAGGTCACTAAAGCATGGTTTAAAGCAATTCCCAGTAGAGAGAATTATTGGTAATTCCAATGACCTGGTGCCCCAGGGAGTGTTTAAAATTCTCCTCACTGTTAGGCAGTGGGGGCCAACATACTGTTTTGTCACATGGGAAACACTCACACATTGTTCTCTTGGAAGTCTGAGAGGGAAACTGACCATTACTAAGTAGGAGAGAGCCAAACAAAAAAGAACAACAGGCATTTGTTTGACagtgaaaatatttatttatgtatttagtTAGAATATACTTGAGTGTAGATAAGTAGATTAATACAAAAGTGTGAAGAAGAATGAGTGCTGACTATGTCGGCAGTCCAATGTTCACTTTGATAAACCTACATTCATGAGATAACAACGAAATTGTGACTGTACTTTATAGCACAGCATTTTAAAACCTTTCTGACAATGCAGCAATTGAAAGTCCACGCGCAACGCGACACTTATTTTACTTACGTTCAGTTAAAGATACATTCATGCAGGAAATGTAgaataaaaatataagaaaattaCATCTATAGATCCCTCCCAGACttgaaatgtatgttaatgtgcGTTTTTACTCATAAGAAACCAATTGTAATTATTTGTGATTTGATTATGTAGGTGTAGAGCTGTTAGagttaacaaaaaataaaacgtacataataatagtaatattcAACTTGTATGACTCCCTAGCAACGTTTAGTTGTGATTTAATAAAGAACAAATATATCAAGAAGTTGGTTACTTTAAGTAAAAGCAGTCTCTTATCAACAGACacttaataaaatgaatcaccCTGTAGCCtttgcacctataaacccaacGTAATGTTTTATGATATGATTATGCAATACGGGACATTACAGTACATAATTTCATAATTGACTTAGGCTATTGCACACCATGTTCTCTATAgaaaaaagcgctatataaatgtaaggtattattattattattattataggcCTATAGTTTTTCGACTGTGCCCATAACAATTATAAGCACATTTGTCTAACTTTTGAATTAGAAGACACGAGGGTTCTCATAGTGATTCTTGCAGAATAAATTCCTGTTTAATCATGTGAACTCAGGCTCAATGATGTTTTCGCAAGGGGATTTTTAAGGTGGAAATTCTTTAGAAGTTATCATTTGTGTTACGTTGGTTATTATTGTGTAATATAACGTGCAGTAAGATAATACAGCGACTGCGATCTATTTaacaaaacgttttttttatttagattatCATGTTATTTTACCTATACGGTATGTTCAGGTTGCTGTAGAGTTCCTCCTTATAAGTGGGCGGTCGCAAGCAACGTCAgcagtaggctatataaattGTTTTGTCAAATCTTCACTTTAGAACTGAATTGAATTTCTCTCCGACAAGAAGCGGATTCATTTACAGGTAGCCTATTTGtcatttatgtatgtatttatttattttaaccagCATTATTCTGTAGTTAGACTTCACAAAACTATAACAATTGGCATTTGCAAAAAAATACCATGGCAACCAAAGATAAGTTCAGCCCATAGTAGCTAACTGCACGTATTATTTCAATGACGTAGTAACTGCtaatatttacaatttaaatCAGTGCAGGCTTCAGAAGCATTCTGTTATTTcgtttaatgtttaaaaaagtgcAGTGGTAGCTTACCTGAGAACTGAATGTTTTCTGCAACAGATATGGTACAGGAAATTAAATAATACCGTATATAACCGCATTGTGCAGGTTTTTTCTTTATTAccgtaattttttattttacccaCGAGACCGAAACCATGAATAAAGAAGAGGAAATGAAAGAAGTAGAACTGAACGAGATGGATCAAGAAAAACAGCCGATGACTGGGGAAACTCCGACTGGAACAGAAAAAAACGGCTGCGTAAAGGTGAAAGTGCCGGAGGACACAGACGTCAAATTTACCGGCCTCTCTAAAGAAGAGCTGATGAAAGTCGCGGGTACTGCAGGGTACGAATACAACAACACCATTGTATTCTGTAATAATCtgtaatgtttaaaatgacagacaagcacacaaacaaaaaacaaagtaGGCTAAATCAATAAATCCGTTCATCTCTTCAGGTGGGTTCGGACTCGGTGGATCTTGCTGGTTCTGTTCTGGCTTGGCTGGGCTGGCATGTTAGCTGGGGCAATAGTGATCATAGTACAAGCCCCACGGTGTAAACCCATTCCTGAGATGAACTGGTGGAATGAAGGTCCTCTCTACCAGATATCTAATGTCAATGAATTCTCTGACAGTGGATTGAAAGGTGAGACTAATGTTTAATCCATTTGCATGTTAATGATTTTATATCTTGCCAGTATCACTTTGAAGTAGGCTATATGGACCTGTTCATTTAACACATGATCCTATGCCAGGACGTtaacatattattattaattactgGCTTTTGCTAAGAGAACACTAGAAATCTCAGACAAATGGTATAAGCTAAAACCAGAAGTGACTGTCTTGTGATTATCATGTGAGGAAACATGCTGATCTGATTCTGCCCTCTCATCACATATTCTGCTCTTTCACCATAAACTGCTTTAGATGGGTTGGAAGTTGCACAATGCATTTGGGTACACACCCTTATACGCTGTCAGCAAAATATATCATAGATTAAAATTGCCCAGTACAGTGCCCCTTATCTGCAGCAAGCATTAGTCATGCAATCTTATAGGGCTCACTCATGTGATTATTAAGTGGATTAATAAGTAAACCACTGGCCATGGAGTGCTAAGGTTAAAAAAATGACTAATGTAACGAATGAAATATGACCCTGGACCTGTTTTAGCatggtatatttttaaatacattgtgtgggtcaaaattattgctttttcttttatgtcaaaaatcattaggatgttACGTAAAGATGTTCCATTTACATTCCTACTGTAAATAcgtcaaaacttttttttatttttgtgagtggatagTCATAAGGACTTCACTTGGACAACTTTAAGAGTGTTTTTCTCAATTTCTCGATTTTTTTTGCCCCCCTTTAATTTTTCAAATTGTTGTATCTTGGACAAATATTGTCTTATCCTACCAATCCATGCATCAGTGAAAAACGTATTTATTCAGATGATTTCCAAAAAAAATGATCTCATTCGTTTGTCTTTATCATTTCGAACCATCTTCCTTTTTATTTTGCCTATAGGGATTGATGAGAAGTTGGACTATCTGAACCAGTTAAAGGTAAAAGGTCTTATTTTGGGTCCGATACACACAGTGCAAGAAGACCATGAAAGCACACTAGAACTAACTTCTATTAACCCAGAATTTGGGAGTGAGAGTGATCTGCAAACTCTGCTGGACCGAGCACATAGAAAAGGTGACCATTGCACTTCATATTTTTACCCAAAAGTTCTCTTGTTGTTCGAAAGCTTTTTTAACTTTGCATTAGATTAGTTTACAGCATGTGTccctaaataaatgttttagcCATTAAAGGTAAATTTAGATGTGGGCAAAATTAATTGGCAGTGATGTTAGATGAATCCGTCACCTCTGTCTTTCTGTTTAGTAAATCATTCAAACAGGTTTTTATTATCTCTgcctttaaagaaaaacaaaacaaattcaaTTTACTATTTAGATAAACAAAATGTACCAAGATTGCGATTGGGTTTAGGGTTGTTTTGGTAGTTATGCATGCATAATTTACTCTTATTGCTTTTACCAAGTACATCACTTTAAGACAAGTGTTTCCAAATCATTCTGGTAACAGACTTTTCTTATAATCTCTTTCAGGAATGTCCATTGTGCTCAATCTAACACCAAATTATAAGGGAATTTCAGTATGGTTCAACAATGCTGCCACTGTTGCTGAGCAACTCAAAGTAAGTGCTGTTTAGAAAGCACCAGATAATTTTTTTGAAATAACTATaacttttatattaatatattaatcTGAACGGGAAAAAAATATCGTTAATTACTAATAGTGACCATAATGGGAAAGCTGGAATGCTTGGgaacattaacatttttctttGAATCTGTTCTGTTTTTTAGAAAGCATGTATGTACTGGCTTGATAAGGGAGTGGATGGCATCTTCGTCTCTGACCTGAAAAAAATTGCAAATACAGAGGCCTGGCCATCTATTCAAGCTATATTCAACAAAACCGAAGGGCCCAAAAAACCGTAAGTGGAGCTAATCGACAGGAATTTtgtttagtaaaacaaagacaTCAACTGGTCAGATTAGGGTACTATGCAGCGCTAAAGAGTGTTTTATCTGCATAtcagcataaagttaaaacaacttggttttgcaagtcaattcaacctactatttaaagttttggcttgtgaaaagttgacataacttataaaatcaagttaaatTGTATACGCTGTATCTCCTTACTTCAGTAACTGACAGCATTTATCTTTTTTATCCTATTCTCAGAGCTCTGATGGGCTCGGTCACTGGTCTCTCTGTGGATGAAGCCTCGCTCCTTCTGAACCGTTCGGGTGTAAATTTGTTCCTGACCGGATTGCCTGATCCACGGGAGACCGGCATTAAACAAGCCAATGAAATACAGAAACTCTACTCCAATCATCTCCAGACCAGCCTGGGCTGGAGCCTGAGTGGACAGGGTTGGGGTCCTCTGGCTTCCAGAACACCATCAGTACCTGTCAGGCTCTATCACACATTGCTGTTCACCCTACCGGGCACACCTGTGTTTAGTGCTGGGGATGAGGTCGGACTTAAAAAAGATGTAAGTAGAGTGTGAAACGATTGAAATGGTTTATACAGTAATATTCTTTTCACTTACGAGTAAAGATTTAAAGTTAAAGATGATGATGATATATTATTTCTTCGAAACAGGAAAAATTTGAAGTATTGTGGGATTTGGAAAGCCAAGCAGATGGCGCCAATGCAACAGAAAAGGTGATTGTTTAATCCTTGCATGAATATATTTAATTGTTCTCTTTTATTCGCTATAGTAATTACaagtttaaaaatgtacattttgtttCTTTTAGGAGGAGCACCTTTCAGTGCGTGATTTCTTTAAAGCACTAAGTGATCTTAAAGGAAAAGAGCGAGCTCTTCTCCATGGGGAATATGTCAGCATTTACAGTTCTCCCTCTTCATTAGCATTTCTCAGACTTTGGGACCAAAGCGAACGCTTCATTGTTGCCATTAACTGGGGAAATGAATCTGTAACCATGACAGTCAGCAATGATCAAGATCTACCAGCTGAGGCTCGAGTCCGTGCTACCACAAATGCAGAGAGTCTACCAATGGATAGCATGGTGTCAATACAGAAGTTACAGCTTGGGCCCAAACAGGCTGTTCTGTTGTCTTATCCTTTTGCGGGCTAGATACACAAAGAGAGGTAGATATACGGTATATAGACAGGGAGAGTCCATTATTGTCTCACAATAGTCTCACCACTGTTTTAGTTGTAACAGGAATACCTTTactaatttaaaggtgcagtgtgtaagttttagaaggatctcttgacagaaatgcaaaataatatacaaaacgatattatcagtggtgtataaagaccttttataatgaaccgttatgtgtttattatcttagaatgagacatttttatctacatataccgagggtccccttacatggaagtctccattttgtgccgccatgtttctacagaagcccttaatggacaaacttttttttactaagtggtctccgatgacatgtttgtccagtgacggctaccgtagcttctctatgtgattGAAAAACGAGTGGTAAGCAgtgaactgagccattggttgcaattcaccagcacctcaccactagatgctgctaaactttacacactgcacctttaacaaaacatgaaaggattaaaaataaaggtgcttcacaatgccatagaagaacctttttgtctaaatggttctataaaaaacattaaataacgtcattgtgaagaaccttttaggCACCTTTATTTATAAGAGTGTCATTGAAATTGGGTTTGCATATCAGAGACCTGTTGGACTTGACTTATAAATAAACCAGCTAATGAAAATATACTTTGTTTTCTctcctgttttgtttgtgtaaGTTTTGTGAAACTGTGTCCTCCGTAGAGTGTAAATCATACTGACAggacaacccagtctcaccccatgtcgtcaatatttgacgacacttgaccattcgtcaatatgtgacgcggagggtatacctttcgcgtcattttttgacgaactggggacttcaatactattacgtccgttgcattcagtctcaccccatgtcgtcaatatttgacgacacttgaccattcgtcaatatgtgacgcggagggtatacctttcgcgtcattttttgacgaactggggacttcaatactattacgtccgttgcattctcttctcctattttcttaccattttcgcgtcggtttagggttagatttacataatgacatccctgcccaaacctaactctaaccccaacgccaggtgacaactgtttccaaccccaacgccaggtgacaactgtttaatttcgtgtacactgtttaatttcgcgtacactgtttaatttcttaccattttcgcgtcggtttagggttagatttacataatgacatccctacccaaacctaactctaaccccaacgccaggtgacaactgtttctaactccaacgccaggtgacaactgtttaatttcgcgtacactgtttaatttcgcgtacactgtttaattttgcgtaatctaaccctaaaccgacgcgaaaatggtaagaaaataggagaagagaatgcaactgacgtaatagtattgaagtccccaggtcgtcaaaaaatgacgcgaaaggtataccctccgcgtcacatattgacgaatggtcaggTGTCGTCAAGtgttgacgacatggggtgagactgtgttacaaCCGAAGATTATAATATGGTACTTATTATAGTCTTTACAGTATATATGCAGTTCTCTTTCAGTTCTCTATGTCAAATCTATAAACAGACCCATTTAATGCCTCTCTAAATTGaagaaaaattatttattaacatAGGAGTGGCTTAAACATCAGCATCAGATAAGCTGTAAGCTAAAAGCAAGGGCactgcattttaaaataaaattaaatgtagaaaaattatTTTGACAAATTACGAAAATTAATTCGATAGACCTGTTTGCCTATAGACGTTTTCAGcagtaatgacataaacaagtggctttcgtggtcatcacgtaacttccggtaaattctgctaagaataaataacaacaagtagtttatttatataacaagcaaaataaacaacacgtggATTatatgaaaccaaaacatttgttattttcgacagggtatttgttcaagagttcagtttagcaactagtcagatgattaaacaaacagaaaccggaattaaagttccgaccagacgcgtaatcgcttgtgcgtccgatgaaactgtctatagcaGTGGTTCACAATCTAGGGTGAGGGTCTCCTTATGGGGCGCCAGACTCTACAGAGTTTAatacagatgcataaaatgttcCACTAGTAATTTTATGaagtattttaagtttttaaaaatcatatgCTTACACTGCCAAAATAAGGTAGTTAAAATAGTATTCTTATGAGTAAAATAATTATATCAATTTTGCTCAATTATTGTAAATGTGCTTGTCAAAATCAAATAGAAAGAACGATGTTAAAattgatttttaaaataatatttttaaatggtagtaaaaaaattaaaatagtagtaaataataaatatacagACATTGCTCGGATGGTTATTTtgagacatttgacaggtcaggtgtgtgttattgaaaaataatgcatacccgtggaacaaatctcaaccaatcagaataaagcattcaacagccctgtggtataaaaACTCAGTGGTGTGAAAATTTTAGCTCTAAACGAATATAaacttacactctaaaaaattggttatttttaacccacaatgctgggttgtttaaacccaatgttgtgtcaaatataaacattttctgggttaattttgGGTTAAACCAGctgctgggctcgtcccttttcGACTCAACCCTGTGTACAGTTATTGTTCCAGCATATTTAGTAGGTCAGTATTACTGCAACCCGCAGTTTTATGTTTTATGCTTGTCCATCTGTATGAATGTCCTCATAGATCTCCTTATATGTTGTATTAAGTCACATGTCGTCATCTTCCTAAACAAACTGcgacaaaaaaatttttttttcataagtcATCTCCTCATGATCCTGGTCACTTCTGGTAAAATCACTCAAGAGCATGACTTGGCTGTTTATTTTGCGTAAGTCATTGAGACTTAGGCAATTTTACAAGCTTTTCTAACTGGCTGCTGCATCAAGAAGAACACAAATCTACTCAACCTCTGAAGTTAGttccatttatttgtgttttctgAGAAACCTGAAAAAATTACTTAGGCAATTAGTTTAGAAAGGTGACGACGTGCAAACACATTCAACCGATTATTTCTTAATTTCCTCAAAAATGCTACAAATAGGCAATCATATCTCAGATATTTATAGATTTGTAAAATACATCATAGCACTGAAGACAAAATAAACACAGTGACCCACATTAAAATGAACCTCTATCTCCCTAAATAGCAAAATCATACAGAATCTTTAAAGCCTGCCCAACTGTAACAATAAACACacttgaaaaaatattgaaCCAGTTCCATCTGGTTCTGGTTTGTCATATGAAATGTCTTTGAAGAGAAGGATCAGACAAGCTAAGGAAGGTCCACCCAGACCCCTGCAGAAGTTTTGTAAGCCCCAGTAACCCATGCTtagcacaaaaaaaataaaccacATTCCTCAGACTCTTCCCCATATTGTTcatctaaaaaaaacatatagaaTAGCAAGCTTGTGATGGGGCGGGGAAAGCTCCTTTATATAATAACTTTTTATGCTGTACAGCTGCAGACAACACAGACGAGTCTTCAGAACACAGTCCAGGTATTTATTTTTGCCATCTTCAAAATGTTGTTTTCTATTATACTgtaattgttattttattattattatttaagcCATTGGTTTGTGTAAATGTTTATGCAGTCACCAGttctcttttaaaaatatttcatggCTACACCATTAGACATCACATACATCACCTAAGCAGTTTCTTTAAAATTTAGACGAGGATACTATTTTTACCCCAAACCAAAAACAATATGTTGTAAAATGTGCAATTCAATATTGTTTCCAAACGTATTTACATGATAATATTGTAGTTTTCTAATTCAGTGATTTGCAGGACTGTAACCAATCCtcgaaaaataaaatgaaagacGCAGAACTCAATGAAATTGATCCGGAAAAGCAGCCAGTGGCCAGAGAGACGCAAACAGGTAACGAAAAGAATGGTTACGCCAAAGTATCGATTCCAGGAGACATGAGAGTTAAGTTGAGTGGCCTAACCAAAGACGAGTTAATGAAAATCGCTGGTACAGTCTGGTAAGCAGATTATACAGTAAGACCTGTGAAATATAAATGACTATCTGTCTGATATTCATTCATAAACTCTCTTCAGGTGGATTCGGGCTCGCTGGTTTTTGCTGGTTCTGTTCTGGCTTGGCTGGGTTGGCATGTTAGCTGGGGCAGTAGTAATCATAGTACACGCCCCACGGTGTAAACCCATTCCTGAGATGAACTGGTGGAATGAAGGTCCTCTCTACCAGATATCTAAAGTCAATGAATTCTCTGACAATGGATTAAAAGGTAAgataaatataatgtcattgtTTATCAATTGTGTAACTGATAATTGGTAAATTGCTTACTCTAGAAAATTTTAACCAAAAAGTTTACCCAAAGATGAAACTTTTCTCCGTTTATTTACGCTCATGTCATCCCAGAAATGACTTCCTTGCTTTAGTTGAGCACAAACAATTTtgtattttcaatattttactatatttcTTATCTCaaattagacaaatgaatacatatagaatattacttaagaccaatacaaagaaaggatttttggccaactgaaaagtatgagcatgtacagcactcaatatttagttggggctccttttgcctgaattactgcagcaatgcGGCGTTGCATGGAGTCGATCAGTCTGTGGCGCTGCTCCggttgctctgatagtggccttcagctcttctgcattgttggaTCTGGCatatcgcatcttcctcttcaaaataccccatagattttcAATTAAGAAGGTCCTTAAACGAGTTACTGGTAGCTTTGGCACTGTATACAGGTGCCAAGTCCTGTTggaaaatgaaatctgcatctccataaaGTTGTTCAGCAGCAGGAAGCAGGAAGTGCTCTAAAACTTCCTGATATATGGCTGTGTTGACCTTGgacctcagaaaacacagtggaccaacaTCAGCAGATAAAAATtggcaccccaaaccatcattgactgtggaaactttacactggacctcaagcattgtggattgtgtgcctctcttcctccagactctgggaacctgatttccaaaggaaatgcaaaatttactttcatcagagAACAGTACTTTGGACAACTCAGCGGCAGTCCAGTAGCGAGGCGCTTGTGacgctgtctgttgttcaagagtggcttGACACAAGGAATGCGACAGCCAGCGGCGGCCTTAAGCATCTGGGGGCCCATTTCAATAACTAATATGGGGCCCTACCtacataaaacataaacataataGAGCAAAGAAATAGAGCATAGTAGGGCGCTAAAGGTCATCGCTGTGGTAACCGTGAGTTCGACCAATCAGAGATCTCAGTGTTTTGTTTAGAATTGTGGGTAGTGTAGTATTTCTCCAGAAGATAGCAAATAACAAGGTTGATTTCATACCTTGTGGCTTTTAGGAGCAGATACTTACCTCGTAGCTTGTGGTCAATCTACCTTGGATGGTTTAAACATTATGTCTGAAAATCAATATACTATGGAGAAAATGAATGGGATGTTGCTGGTCTGTTGGGGCCCCCCTTGGAGGGCGGGGCCTGTTTCAATTGAAACTCATGAAACATAGGTAAGGCTGCATCTGCCGACAGCTGAAACCCAGGTCGTACATACATATGGTTCTTGAAGCACTGACTCCAGCTGCAGTTCACTCTTTGTGAATCTTCCCCACATATTTGAATGGGTTCTGTTTCACAATCGTTTCCAGGGTGTGTttatccctattgcttgtacacttttttctaccacatcttttccttcccttcgcctctctattaatgtgcttggacacagagctctgtgaacagccagcctcttttgcaatgaccttttgtgtctttcccgccttgtgcaaggtgtcaatggtcatcttttggacaactgtcagcagtcttccccatgattgtgtagGCTATACGGACTAGACTGAGAGTCcatttaaaggcctttgcaggtgttttcaGTTAATTATAGTGTGTGGCATCAGGTGTCTTCAAAATTTaaccttttcacaatattcagattttctgagatacttaatttgggattttccttagttgtcagttatcaaaatgaaaataaataaacatttgaaacatatcagtctgtgtgtaatgaatgaatataatatacaagattcactttttgaatggaaatagtcaaataaatcaactt is a window from the Misgurnus anguillicaudatus chromosome 21, ASM2758022v2, whole genome shotgun sequence genome containing:
- the LOC129439062 gene encoding 4F2 cell-surface antigen heavy chain — its product is MNKEEEMKEVELNEMDQEKQPMTGETPTGTEKNGCVKVKVPEDTDVKFTGLSKEELMKVAGTAGWVRTRWILLVLFWLGWAGMLAGAIVIIVQAPRCKPIPEMNWWNEGPLYQISNVNEFSDSGLKGIDEKLDYLNQLKVKGLILGPIHTVQEDHESTLELTSINPEFGSESDLQTLLDRAHRKGMSIVLNLTPNYKGISVWFNNAATVAEQLKKACMYWLDKGVDGIFVSDLKKIANTEAWPSIQAIFNKTEGPKKPALMGSVTGLSVDEASLLLNRSGVNLFLTGLPDPRETGIKQANEIQKLYSNHLQTSLGWSLSGQGWGPLASRTPSVPVRLYHTLLFTLPGTPVFSAGDEVGLKKDEKFEVLWDLESQADGANATEKEEHLSVRDFFKALSDLKGKERALLHGEYVSIYSSPSSLAFLRLWDQSERFIVAINWGNESVTMTVSNDQDLPAEARVRATTNAESLPMDSMVSIQKLQLGPKQAVLLSYPFAG